The following proteins come from a genomic window of Spirochaetota bacterium:
- a CDS encoding ATP-binding protein, which produces MTILKSETRDVANSDDITIIRQQVRKIMQEAGFSLVEITKMVTAASELARNVVVHGGGGQVTINVIDNDGHYGLQLIFEDNGPGIADIDKALQDGFTTGDGLGLGLGGAKRLVHEFSIHSQVGKGTRVEIIRWR; this is translated from the coding sequence ATGACAATCCTGAAAAGTGAAACGCGTGATGTTGCCAATTCTGATGATATTACAATAATACGGCAACAGGTGCGCAAAATTATGCAGGAGGCGGGCTTTAGCCTTGTTGAAATTACAAAAATGGTAACTGCAGCAAGTGAGCTTGCACGCAATGTTGTGGTGCACGGTGGTGGAGGGCAGGTGACCATTAATGTAATTGATAATGATGGGCATTATGGCTTACAACTTATTTTTGAGGATAATGGTCCGGGAATAGCAGATATAGACAAAGCATTACAGGATGGCTTTACTACCGGTGATGGATTGGGGCTTGGCCTAGGGGGAGCCAAACGGTTGGTGCACGAGTTTTCAATTCATTCACAGGTGGGTAAAGGAACAAGGGTTGAAATTATACGATGGCGGTAA